A stretch of Nerophis ophidion isolate RoL-2023_Sa unplaced genomic scaffold, RoL_Noph_v1.0 HiC_scaffold_48, whole genome shotgun sequence DNA encodes these proteins:
- the LOC133546917 gene encoding zinc finger and SCAN domain-containing protein 2-like, whose translation MNARQEERPLQQQEDPQPPHIKEEEEEVWISQEGECPVGQEEADVSKFPLTVVSVKTEEHEDKPPESSQLHHSPNVCGEQRLPEKKEYSFRMVKEDPSQTLPCKKEEEDSLMPHIKEEEEEHSISQVGEHIEGLVEFPVTGVPVKSEDDEVKGESEERGGGEPPSSSSTQHMTTEADGDHCGGSQADKLLAPLSDSEDTTSHSPDTDDEDSKDDKTCHTDNTHFTSSHCHKTFKNHSHLKVHMRTHTGEKPFICSVCGKRFVRSHNVKAHMRTHTGEKTFPCSICGKGFTQSQYLKVHMRTHTGEKHFSSLTCGKGFTQSQYLKVHIRTHTGEKPFSCSICSKGFVLSNSFKVHMRTHTGEKSHSCSICNKSFCDRSNLLAHMRRHPGEKVLSCSVCGERLSSK comes from the exons atgaacgctcgtcaagaagaacgtccccttcagcagcaggaggatccacagcccccccacattaaagaggaagaggaggaagtgtggatcagtcaggagggagagtgtcctgtagggcaggaggaggctgatgtcagcaagtttccactgactgttgtctctgtgaagactgaagagcatgaagacaaaccacctgagtcctcacagcttcatcacagtccaa acgtctgtggagAACAACGTCTGCCTGAAAAAAAGGAGTAtagcttcaggatggtgaaggaggatccttcacagacccttccctgtaaaaaggaagaggaagactcactgatgccccacattaaagaggaagaggaggaacacagcatcagtcaggtgGGAGAGCATATTGAAGGActggtggagttcccagtgactggtgtccctgtgaagagtgaagatgatgaggtgaaaggtgaaagtgaggagaggggagggggggagcctccaagcagcagctcaacacaacacatgacaacagaagctgatggagaccactgtggaggatcacaagcagacaagctcttagctccactatcagatagtgaggacacaacgtcacactctcctgacactgatgatgaagactctaaagatgataagacatgtcacactgacaacactcacttcacatcttctcactgtcacaaaacttttaaaaacCATAGTcatctgaaagtacacatgagaacacacactggagaaaaaccttttatctgttcagtctgtggtaaacgTTTTGTTCGAAGTCATAATGTGAAagcgcacatgagaacacacactggcgaaaaaacgtttccttgttcaatctgtggtaaaggttttacacaaagtcaatatttgaaagtgcacatgagaacgcacactggagaaaaacatttttcctctttaacctgtggtaaaggttttacacaaagtcaatatttgaaagtacacatcagaacacacactggcgaaaaacctttttcctgttcaatctgtagtaaaggttttgtactAAGTAACAGTttcaaagtacacatgagaacacacactggtgaaaaatcgcattcttgttcaatctgcaacaaaagcttttgtgaccgatcaaaccttttagcacacatgagaagacacccaggagagaaagtgttgagttgcagtgtgtgtggtgaaagattgtcttctaagtag